Proteins encoded in a region of the Zunongwangia endophytica genome:
- a CDS encoding efflux RND transporter periplasmic adaptor subunit translates to MDIPIPKKRFTPQRIAMFIGGILLVSLIVFVLLSSSGSSKLNVEKERISISAVAQDIFQENIPVNGVVMPITTIYLDAIEGGRVEEKFVEDGAMMKKGDPILKLSNTDLELSLVNQETTVYDLLTQIQRTQNASRENTINKLNQLTEVKSSLREAERKYKLNKKLFEKGVIAEQEYLETRNNYNYQKDRLALTERVLQQDSISSKQENIQVRESYEKTRMALELMRKKVEDLVVKAPVDGQLTSLDAEIGQSKSKGERLGQIDVISGYKVRVDVDEHYISRIYAGQQGTFNFDGKEYTLEIKKVYTQVANGRFQVDMSFLENAPEKIRRGQSLQIRVALSQEKEAVLIPKGGFFQETGGNWIFKVSEDGTTAYKTAIQLGSQNTEYYEVLSGLEPGDKVITSSYSNYEDIQELVLKD, encoded by the coding sequence ATGGATATACCAATACCAAAAAAACGATTTACTCCACAAAGAATTGCCATGTTTATTGGTGGAATACTTTTAGTAAGCCTAATTGTATTTGTACTGCTTTCCTCTAGTGGCAGCTCTAAACTAAATGTTGAAAAAGAACGTATTAGTATTAGCGCTGTTGCTCAGGATATTTTTCAGGAAAATATTCCTGTAAATGGTGTTGTAATGCCTATCACTACTATCTATCTGGATGCAATTGAAGGAGGACGAGTGGAAGAAAAATTTGTGGAGGATGGCGCCATGATGAAAAAAGGAGATCCCATTCTTAAATTATCGAATACCGATTTAGAATTGAGTTTAGTTAATCAGGAAACGACTGTTTACGACCTTTTGACTCAAATACAGCGGACTCAAAATGCTTCTCGTGAGAATACGATCAATAAATTAAATCAGTTAACCGAAGTAAAAAGTAGTTTAAGAGAAGCGGAAAGAAAATATAAATTGAATAAAAAGCTTTTTGAAAAAGGCGTAATAGCAGAACAAGAATATTTAGAAACCAGAAATAATTACAATTACCAGAAGGATCGCTTAGCCCTAACCGAAAGGGTACTCCAACAAGATTCGATATCTTCAAAACAAGAAAATATACAGGTACGTGAATCCTACGAAAAAACGAGAATGGCTCTAGAGCTAATGCGTAAAAAGGTAGAAGACTTAGTAGTAAAAGCCCCAGTAGACGGACAACTTACTTCTTTAGATGCTGAAATTGGCCAATCCAAATCTAAAGGAGAGCGCTTGGGACAAATCGATGTGATAAGTGGTTACAAGGTAAGGGTTGATGTTGATGAACATTATATCTCCAGAATCTACGCTGGGCAACAAGGAACTTTTAATTTTGATGGTAAAGAATATACACTCGAAATTAAAAAGGTTTACACGCAGGTAGCTAATGGACGATTCCAGGTAGATATGAGTTTTCTTGAAAATGCTCCAGAGAAAATAAGACGTGGGCAAAGCCTGCAAATTCGAGTAGCATTAAGTCAGGAAAAAGAAGCCGTTTTAATTCCGAAGGGCGGATTTTTTCAGGAAACCGGCGGAAATTGGATTTTTAAAGTTAGCGAAGATGGGACTACTGCCTACAAAACCGCTATCCAGTTGGGAAGCCAAAATACCGAATATTACGAAGTACTTTCAGGTTTAGAACCAGGAGATAAAGTAATTACTTCAAGCTATAGTAATTATGAAGATATTCAGGAACTGGTATTGAAAGATTAA
- a CDS encoding ABC transporter ATP-binding protein: protein MIKITDLEKFYRTDEVQTIAINKLSFEVREGEFVSVMGPSGCGKSTLLNILGLLDDPDGGSYIFNGIEVAGFNERKRANLRKHNIGFVFQSFNLIDELSVFENVELPLIYTGVKPAERKERVHQVLEKMQIMHRRKHFPQQLSGGQQQRVAVARAVVNNPKLILADEPTGNLDSSNGNEVMDLLTELNEAGTTIIMVTHSEHDAKYSHRIIRMLDGQKVTENVLAEYKH from the coding sequence ATGATAAAAATTACAGATCTCGAAAAGTTTTATCGCACAGACGAAGTACAGACCATCGCTATTAATAAACTTTCTTTTGAAGTAAGAGAAGGTGAATTCGTTTCGGTAATGGGTCCATCGGGTTGCGGAAAATCGACCTTACTTAATATTTTAGGGCTTTTAGATGATCCCGATGGCGGAAGCTACATCTTCAACGGAATCGAAGTTGCGGGATTCAATGAGCGTAAACGTGCTAATCTTAGAAAGCATAATATCGGATTTGTTTTCCAGAGTTTCAATCTTATCGACGAGCTTAGCGTGTTCGAAAATGTAGAACTTCCGCTTATTTATACCGGCGTTAAACCGGCAGAGCGTAAAGAACGCGTACACCAAGTATTAGAGAAAATGCAGATTATGCATCGTAGAAAGCATTTCCCGCAGCAACTATCGGGAGGGCAACAACAGCGTGTAGCAGTAGCTCGTGCTGTAGTGAATAATCCAAAATTAATTCTTGCCGATGAGCCTACCGGAAACCTGGATAGTAGTAATGGTAATGAAGTAATGGATTTGCTTACAGAGCTTAACGAAGCGGGAACCACCATCATCATGGTAACGCACAGCGAACACGACGCAAAATACAGTCATCGTATTATAAGAATGTTAGACGGACAAAAAGTTACCGAAAATGTATTAGCAGAGTACAAACATTAA
- a CDS encoding ABC transporter permease, translating into MLKNYFKIAFRNLWRHRGFSFLNIGGLAVGMAAAFLILLYVGFELSYDTMFPKKERIYMLVSDLKTPSDSYQIPVVDWSVLGKITPQFPEIIYSTRIDDMDLSIQKGAENFVEKRALAADSTFFKIFDLKLLKGNPDEALRAPLSLVLSQTGAQKYFGSENPLGKSLKIMNGEYTAQITGVMEDLPKNTQIQADYLLSLSTFTKIIDPSLDESWANYEPRGYMLLSEQANPTKLVSKINAYLEEVDGEKMKASNLFIKQDMEPIADIYLYSTRIGSGIPNINNVYIFGVVALFILLIAGINFINLTTARSVERAKEVGIRKVIGAQKKQLMLQFVGESLIITILAFILGIALATLALPYFNTLAGQAVALGIFSNWSYVGLFFGIALAIGLAAGTYPALVLSSFRPVSVLKGKFSTTRSGGFLRKALVVSQFSVSIILIIGTLIIYNQMHFMQSQNLGFAKDRLLVLDTDNNAKQQLLADYLKTNPNIISIGKGSTVPGGGGENSSALSIMQNSQGQDQTLTVDRYVIDDTYLDQLDINLIAGRNFSREFASDSTQALIVNEKVVDLLGYSSAEKALGASFDQWGKKGHIVGVVANFHSASLQNQIEPLSFVYDTKQSRLLTLKISPSNVSETLAYVEKSWKRFMPNTHFEYYFLDEFFDRQYRAEQRFSNLFLNFAVLAIFISCLGLLGLASYSTKQRRREIGIRKIVGASVPGIVNLLSKEFIKLVGIAFLIAVPIAWYGMQNWLQDFAYRIDIPVWIFAVAGILAIGIAMLTVSFQAIKAAIANPVKSLRTE; encoded by the coding sequence ATGCTTAAAAATTATTTTAAAATCGCTTTTAGGAATTTGTGGAGACACCGTGGGTTTTCTTTTTTAAACATAGGTGGCCTGGCGGTAGGAATGGCTGCAGCTTTTTTAATCCTTTTATACGTAGGATTTGAACTGAGCTATGATACGATGTTTCCAAAAAAGGAACGTATTTATATGCTGGTAAGCGATTTAAAAACACCTTCAGATTCGTATCAAATACCTGTAGTAGACTGGAGCGTTCTTGGAAAAATAACACCGCAGTTCCCAGAGATCATCTATTCTACTCGAATTGATGATATGGATCTGAGTATCCAGAAAGGGGCTGAGAATTTTGTAGAAAAGCGCGCACTGGCTGCTGACTCTACTTTTTTTAAGATTTTTGATTTAAAGCTTTTAAAAGGAAATCCTGATGAGGCGCTTCGGGCACCCTTAAGTTTGGTATTGAGCCAGACAGGAGCTCAAAAATACTTTGGTTCAGAAAATCCTTTAGGTAAAAGTCTCAAGATAATGAATGGCGAGTATACGGCTCAGATAACAGGAGTCATGGAAGACCTTCCAAAAAACACTCAGATTCAGGCAGATTACTTACTATCGTTGTCAACCTTTACCAAAATCATAGATCCTAGCCTTGATGAATCCTGGGCGAACTACGAGCCCAGAGGCTATATGCTTCTATCAGAACAGGCAAACCCAACAAAACTAGTTTCAAAAATCAATGCGTATCTGGAAGAAGTAGATGGTGAAAAGATGAAAGCTTCAAATTTATTTATCAAGCAGGATATGGAGCCTATTGCAGACATCTATCTCTATTCTACTCGCATTGGAAGCGGAATCCCTAACATAAACAACGTTTACATCTTTGGTGTTGTAGCACTATTTATATTGCTTATTGCAGGCATTAATTTCATCAACTTGACTACAGCTAGATCTGTAGAGCGCGCTAAGGAAGTAGGTATCCGAAAAGTCATAGGGGCGCAAAAAAAGCAATTGATGTTGCAGTTTGTGGGTGAGTCTCTTATCATCACTATATTGGCATTTATACTGGGGATTGCACTTGCTACGCTGGCTTTGCCTTATTTTAATACACTCGCAGGACAAGCAGTAGCCCTTGGCATATTTTCAAACTGGAGTTATGTAGGACTATTTTTTGGGATTGCACTGGCAATTGGTTTAGCGGCAGGTACGTATCCCGCACTCGTCCTTTCCTCATTTAGACCAGTAAGCGTTCTTAAAGGCAAATTTTCAACTACCCGAAGCGGTGGGTTTTTGAGAAAAGCCCTTGTGGTAAGCCAGTTTTCGGTTTCAATTATTTTGATAATAGGCACCTTGATTATTTACAATCAAATGCATTTCATGCAAAGTCAGAATCTTGGTTTTGCTAAAGATCGCTTACTGGTTTTAGACACAGATAACAATGCTAAACAACAATTGCTGGCCGATTATTTAAAGACTAATCCCAATATCATCTCAATAGGAAAAGGATCAACTGTTCCCGGCGGCGGCGGGGAAAATAGCTCTGCATTATCAATTATGCAGAATAGTCAGGGGCAGGATCAAACCCTTACAGTAGACCGGTACGTCATTGACGACACCTATCTTGATCAACTGGATATAAACCTTATTGCAGGGAGAAATTTCTCAAGAGAATTTGCCAGTGACAGTACTCAAGCGCTAATTGTAAATGAAAAGGTAGTGGATTTATTGGGTTACTCCAGTGCAGAAAAGGCGCTAGGTGCATCTTTTGATCAATGGGGTAAAAAAGGTCATATTGTAGGGGTTGTGGCTAATTTTCATTCAGCTTCGCTACAAAATCAAATAGAGCCTTTAAGCTTTGTTTATGATACTAAGCAATCCAGATTATTAACGCTAAAAATTTCACCATCTAATGTATCAGAGACCTTAGCTTACGTTGAAAAATCGTGGAAACGTTTTATGCCAAATACCCATTTTGAGTATTACTTTTTAGATGAGTTTTTTGACAGACAATATCGTGCAGAACAGCGTTTTAGCAATCTCTTTCTAAACTTTGCGGTTTTGGCGATTTTTATATCATGTCTGGGGCTTTTGGGTCTGGCTTCGTATAGTACAAAACAGCGCCGTCGTGAGATTGGAATTCGCAAAATTGTAGGGGCAAGTGTACCGGGCATTGTCAATTTACTTTCTAAAGAATTTATAAAACTCGTAGGAATTGCATTCTTAATAGCAGTACCAATAGCCTGGTACGGCATGCAAAACTGGTTACAGGATTTTGCTTATAGAATCGATATACCGGTGTGGATTTTTGCCGTAGCAGGAATACTTGCTATTGGTATAGCCATGCTCACCGTAAGCTTCCAAGCCATAAAAGCTGCAATTGCCAATCCTGTAAAATCATTAAGAACCGAGTAA
- a CDS encoding sigma-54-dependent transcriptional regulator gives MRLKNANILVIDDDLDVLTALRIMLKSLTNKVITEKNPNNIISILEKEKFDVVILDMNFNGVVNTGNEGIFWLNKIKQVDPKIDVILITAYADIDLAIRSLKKGASDFIVKPWKNEKMIEALKKIIEKKSVKPQISKLSAAGNSIVGESEEMQQVFEKLKKVAPTDANILILGENGTGKDLVARALHDQSLRKNKPFVKVDVGALTESLFESELFGYKKGAFTDAREDRKGRFEAANGGTLFLDEIGNISLQQQARLLSVLQNRTITPLGANQSIPIDIRLICATNLELSDLADENTFRKDLIYRINTVDLIVPPLRDRGTDITLLSRYFADMYAEKYFKEPFSFEKDFFSKLKSHSFPGNVRELQYVLERAVIMAEADVLAAEDLVFSVLEKSTVQNIELKETNLETVEKQTILKVIEKNKGNISKSAKELGITRAALYRRLHKYDL, from the coding sequence ATGCGACTGAAGAATGCCAACATACTTGTTATAGATGACGATCTAGATGTATTAACTGCATTACGGATCATGTTAAAATCGCTAACCAATAAGGTAATTACCGAAAAGAATCCAAATAATATCATTTCGATCTTAGAAAAGGAGAAATTCGATGTTGTGATTTTGGATATGAATTTTAACGGGGTGGTCAATACAGGCAACGAAGGCATTTTTTGGCTGAATAAAATAAAGCAGGTCGATCCTAAAATTGATGTCATATTAATTACTGCTTATGCTGATATTGATTTGGCAATCCGATCCTTAAAAAAGGGAGCTTCAGATTTTATAGTAAAGCCCTGGAAGAATGAGAAAATGATCGAAGCTTTAAAAAAGATCATTGAAAAAAAGTCTGTAAAACCGCAAATATCAAAGCTTAGTGCTGCCGGAAATAGTATTGTTGGAGAAAGTGAAGAAATGCAGCAGGTTTTTGAAAAGTTGAAAAAAGTAGCACCAACCGATGCCAATATTCTTATTCTGGGAGAAAACGGAACCGGGAAAGATCTGGTCGCAAGAGCCCTTCATGATCAATCTTTGCGTAAAAATAAGCCTTTTGTAAAAGTAGATGTTGGAGCATTAACAGAAAGTTTGTTTGAAAGCGAACTTTTTGGTTATAAAAAGGGCGCCTTTACCGATGCTCGTGAAGATCGAAAAGGTCGTTTTGAAGCTGCCAACGGTGGGACACTTTTTTTAGATGAGATTGGAAACATTAGTCTGCAACAACAGGCCAGATTACTTAGTGTTCTTCAAAATCGAACAATTACTCCCTTAGGCGCTAATCAAAGTATTCCAATCGATATTCGATTAATTTGTGCTACAAATTTAGAATTAAGTGACCTTGCCGATGAGAATACCTTCAGAAAAGATTTAATCTACAGGATTAATACGGTCGATCTAATAGTGCCTCCACTACGTGATCGCGGCACCGACATTACCTTACTTTCTCGGTATTTTGCTGATATGTATGCTGAAAAATACTTTAAAGAGCCATTTTCTTTTGAAAAAGATTTTTTCAGTAAATTAAAATCACATTCATTTCCGGGGAATGTTAGGGAACTTCAATATGTGTTGGAAAGAGCGGTAATTATGGCTGAGGCTGATGTGCTTGCTGCTGAAGATTTGGTGTTTTCAGTATTAGAAAAATCGACAGTTCAAAATATCGAGCTAAAAGAGACCAATCTGGAAACTGTAGAAAAGCAAACTATTTTGAAGGTGATAGAAAAGAACAAAGGGAACATTTCTAAATCTGCTAAAGAATTGGGAATTACTCGCGCTGCATTATACCGTAGACTCCATAAATATGATTTATAA